A window of Macrotis lagotis isolate mMagLag1 chromosome X, bilby.v1.9.chrom.fasta, whole genome shotgun sequence contains these coding sequences:
- the SUSD2 gene encoding sushi domain-containing protein 2 isoform X2 has product MDARGRVHCVSPLLYESGWIPFKVSLDGGKTFPGSGTWLAVHPSKVPDSDKSDMNNDTKWQYYGTPGVTGTLTLSWKSSLLPEPKVNIELWGYQETGQYYSEEWKGEWSYLYTLARNFPNGENFTFTPKPAEPRYQAWHVGALRVSGSSHADGERDVPAIWSSEHALAWHLGEDFRKDSAAWATAKCMDWVALEKQLPNFLAEIQDCPCTLAQARADTGRFFADYGCDIERNSVCTYHPEAVHCVRGIQPSPRYASGQQCCYSSSGSQVLTEDTSSGSTPDRGHDWGSYPYGRPPRVPGLSHWVYDVITFYYCCLWSHNCQHYLHLRPSSDCQTYQPPHLASIFGDPHFLTFDGVHFTFNGRGEYVLAQSDLTELMVQGRTRAALTSSGAQVFATGISAVVVKEGTSDVVEARLGGPTGKTLEVLLNQEVLNFSEQSWLDLKGMYLSMSGNQSVLVMLGSGAGVEIQAQELFLSLNVLLSDKFVGRTQGLLGTLNKNASDDFTLRNKTVLSPSITSDPQELFKFGADWAIQNDSSLFTYDSPFLVDNYLQRPKHDPTFLPVFSPGSVTSQVANLCGSDLFCQFDALITGSLDVGNATKVANERHQQLLQSLQPVTSCGWLSAPEHGTKNGTTYLEGFTVKFDCVPGYTLKGSREQTCQPDGQWSGIRPQCNPDSNHAVLLGIIFGMLIVVALAFLGYMLMKRRKRRM; this is encoded by the exons ATGGATGCCAGGGGCAGGGTTCATTGCGTGTCTCCCCTCCTGTATGAAAGTGGGTGGATTCCATTCAAGGTGTCCCTGGACGGTGGCAAGACCTTCCCTGGCTCTGGGACCTGGCTGGCAG TTCATCCCAGCAAAGTGCCCGACTCAGACAAGAGTGACATGAACAATGACACCAAGTGGCAATATTACGGGACGCCGGGGGTCACCGGCACCCTCACCCTGTCCTGGAAGAGCTCCCTGCTGCCCGAGCCCAAGGTCAACATCGAGCTGTGGGGCTACCAAGAAACAG GACAGTACTACTCTGAGGAGTGGAAGGGGGAGTGGTCGTACCTCTACACCCTAGCCAGGAACTTCCCCAACGGTGAGAACTTCACCTTCACCCCAAAGCCAGCCGAGCCCCGGTATCAGGCTTGGCATGTGGGCGCCCTGCGTGTCTCTGGGAGCAGCCATGCTGATGGAGAGAG GGATGTGCCCGCCATCTGGAGCAGCGAGCACGCCCTGGCCTGGCACCTGGGGGAGGACTTCCGGAAGGACTCGGCTGCCTGGGCCACTGCCAAGTGTATGGACTGGGTGGCACTGGAAAAGCAGCTGCCCAATTTCCTGGCTGAGATCCAGGACTGCCCTTGCACCCTGGCCCAGGCTCGGGCAGACACCGGGAGGTTCTTT GCTGACTACGGCTGCGACATCGAGAGGAATAGCGTGTGCACCTATCACCCCGAGGCCGTCCACTGTGTGAGGGGCATCCAGCCCAG ccccaggtACGCCTCCGGCCAGCAGTGTTGCTACTCCTCCTCGGGGAGTCAGGTGCTGACGGAGGACACGTCGAGCGGGAGCACCCCAGACCGTGGCCACGACTGGGGCTCCTACCCCTACGGGCGCCCCCCCAGGGTGCCGGGCCTCTCCCACTGGGTCTACGACGTCATCACCTTCTACTACTGCTGCCTGTGGTCCCACAACTGCCAACACTACTTGCACCTCCGGCCCTCAAGCGACTGCCAGACCTACCAACCTCCTCACCTGG CATCAATCTTCGGGGACCCCCACTTCTTGACATTTGACGGAGTCCATTTTACGTTCAATGGCCGAGGAGAATATGTTTTGGCGCAGTCCGACCTCACTGAGCTGATGGTGCAGGGCAGGACCCGGGCAGCCTTGACGTCCAGTG GTGCCCAGGTCTTTGCTACGGGTATCTCAGCTGTGGTGGTGAAGGAGGGCACCTCTGATGTGGTGGAGGCCCGGCTTGGAGGACCGACTGGGAAGACCCTCGAGGTCCTGCTGAATCAAGAGGTCCTGAATTTCTCTGAGCAGAGCTGGTTAGACCTGAAAG GCATGTACCTGTCAATGTCTGGAAATCAGAGCGTGTTGGTGATGCTGGGCTCCGGGGCCGGGGTAGAAATTCAGGCCCAGGAACTCTTCTTGAGTCTCAACGTCCTCCTTTCTGATAAATTCGTCGGCCGCACTCAGGGCCTCCTGGGAACCCTGAACAAAAATGCCTCTGATGACTTCACCCTGAGGAACAAGACAGTCCTGTCCCCCAGCATCACCTCGGATCCCCAAGAGCTCTTCAAGTTTGGGGCTGACT GGGCCATTCAGAATGACTCGTCCCTGTTCACCTACGACAGCCCGTTTTTGGTGGACAACTACCTCCAAAGGCCCAAGCACGACCCCACCTTCCTACCTGTCTTCTCACCCGGGTCCGTGACATCCCAGGTGGCCAACTTGTGTGGCAGCGATCTTTTCTGCCAGTTTGATGCCCTCATCACTGGCAGTCTGGATGTCGGCAATGCCACCAAGGTGGCCAACGAGCGGCATCAGCAGCTGCTCCAGAGCCTACAGCCAG TGACATCCTGCGGCTGGCTCTCTGCCCCTGAGCATGGCACGAAGAATGGGACCACCTACCTGGAGGGCTTCACCGTCAAGTTCGACTGCGTGCCAGGCTACACTCTGAAAGGCTCCAGGGAACAAACTTGCCAGCCAGATGGGCAGTGGTCAGGAATCcggccacagtgcaatccag aCTCGAATCATGCTGTGCTCTTGGGAATCATCTTTGGAATGCTGATCGTGGTGGCCCTGGCTTTCCTGGGCTATATGCtgatgaagaggaggaagaggaggatgtaG
- the SUSD2 gene encoding sushi domain-containing protein 2 isoform X1, whose amino-acid sequence MAAWGLALLAGGLLCLLAETLAQSCAGRCGAPGTPCSCHPTCASLGTCCPDHGRFCLRIAPYSGSVMGGKDFQVLGEPWVLPAAGPSVLCRFRESIETQGYMDARGRVHCVSPLLYESGWIPFKVSLDGGKTFPGSGTWLAVHPSKVPDSDKSDMNNDTKWQYYGTPGVTGTLTLSWKSSLLPEPKVNIELWGYQETGQYYSEEWKGEWSYLYTLARNFPNGENFTFTPKPAEPRYQAWHVGALRVSGSSHADGERDVPAIWSSEHALAWHLGEDFRKDSAAWATAKCMDWVALEKQLPNFLAEIQDCPCTLAQARADTGRFFADYGCDIERNSVCTYHPEAVHCVRGIQPSPRYASGQQCCYSSSGSQVLTEDTSSGSTPDRGHDWGSYPYGRPPRVPGLSHWVYDVITFYYCCLWSHNCQHYLHLRPSSDCQTYQPPHLASIFGDPHFLTFDGVHFTFNGRGEYVLAQSDLTELMVQGRTRAALTSSGAQVFATGISAVVVKEGTSDVVEARLGGPTGKTLEVLLNQEVLNFSEQSWLDLKGMYLSMSGNQSVLVMLGSGAGVEIQAQELFLSLNVLLSDKFVGRTQGLLGTLNKNASDDFTLRNKTVLSPSITSDPQELFKFGADWAIQNDSSLFTYDSPFLVDNYLQRPKHDPTFLPVFSPGSVTSQVANLCGSDLFCQFDALITGSLDVGNATKVANERHQQLLQSLQPVTSCGWLSAPEHGTKNGTTYLEGFTVKFDCVPGYTLKGSREQTCQPDGQWSGIRPQCNPDSNHAVLLGIIFGMLIVVALAFLGYMLMKRRKRRM is encoded by the exons ATGGCCGCGTGGGGGCTGGCGCTCCTGGCCGGGGGGCTTCTGTGCCTGCTCGCAG AGACCCTGGCCCAGTCGTGTGCCGGCCGCTGCGGGGCCCCGGGCACCCCCTGCTCCTGCCACCCGACCTGCGCCTCGCTGGGGACCTGCTGCCCCGACCACGGGCGCTTCTGCCTGCGCATCGCGCCCTACTCCGGCTCCGTCATGGGGGGCAAGGACTTCCAGGTGCTCGGGGAGCCCTGGGTGCTCCCCGCCGCGGGGCCCTCGGTGCTCTGCAG ATTTCGAGAGAGCATTGAGACTCAGGGCTACATGGATGCCAGGGGCAGGGTTCATTGCGTGTCTCCCCTCCTGTATGAAAGTGGGTGGATTCCATTCAAGGTGTCCCTGGACGGTGGCAAGACCTTCCCTGGCTCTGGGACCTGGCTGGCAG TTCATCCCAGCAAAGTGCCCGACTCAGACAAGAGTGACATGAACAATGACACCAAGTGGCAATATTACGGGACGCCGGGGGTCACCGGCACCCTCACCCTGTCCTGGAAGAGCTCCCTGCTGCCCGAGCCCAAGGTCAACATCGAGCTGTGGGGCTACCAAGAAACAG GACAGTACTACTCTGAGGAGTGGAAGGGGGAGTGGTCGTACCTCTACACCCTAGCCAGGAACTTCCCCAACGGTGAGAACTTCACCTTCACCCCAAAGCCAGCCGAGCCCCGGTATCAGGCTTGGCATGTGGGCGCCCTGCGTGTCTCTGGGAGCAGCCATGCTGATGGAGAGAG GGATGTGCCCGCCATCTGGAGCAGCGAGCACGCCCTGGCCTGGCACCTGGGGGAGGACTTCCGGAAGGACTCGGCTGCCTGGGCCACTGCCAAGTGTATGGACTGGGTGGCACTGGAAAAGCAGCTGCCCAATTTCCTGGCTGAGATCCAGGACTGCCCTTGCACCCTGGCCCAGGCTCGGGCAGACACCGGGAGGTTCTTT GCTGACTACGGCTGCGACATCGAGAGGAATAGCGTGTGCACCTATCACCCCGAGGCCGTCCACTGTGTGAGGGGCATCCAGCCCAG ccccaggtACGCCTCCGGCCAGCAGTGTTGCTACTCCTCCTCGGGGAGTCAGGTGCTGACGGAGGACACGTCGAGCGGGAGCACCCCAGACCGTGGCCACGACTGGGGCTCCTACCCCTACGGGCGCCCCCCCAGGGTGCCGGGCCTCTCCCACTGGGTCTACGACGTCATCACCTTCTACTACTGCTGCCTGTGGTCCCACAACTGCCAACACTACTTGCACCTCCGGCCCTCAAGCGACTGCCAGACCTACCAACCTCCTCACCTGG CATCAATCTTCGGGGACCCCCACTTCTTGACATTTGACGGAGTCCATTTTACGTTCAATGGCCGAGGAGAATATGTTTTGGCGCAGTCCGACCTCACTGAGCTGATGGTGCAGGGCAGGACCCGGGCAGCCTTGACGTCCAGTG GTGCCCAGGTCTTTGCTACGGGTATCTCAGCTGTGGTGGTGAAGGAGGGCACCTCTGATGTGGTGGAGGCCCGGCTTGGAGGACCGACTGGGAAGACCCTCGAGGTCCTGCTGAATCAAGAGGTCCTGAATTTCTCTGAGCAGAGCTGGTTAGACCTGAAAG GCATGTACCTGTCAATGTCTGGAAATCAGAGCGTGTTGGTGATGCTGGGCTCCGGGGCCGGGGTAGAAATTCAGGCCCAGGAACTCTTCTTGAGTCTCAACGTCCTCCTTTCTGATAAATTCGTCGGCCGCACTCAGGGCCTCCTGGGAACCCTGAACAAAAATGCCTCTGATGACTTCACCCTGAGGAACAAGACAGTCCTGTCCCCCAGCATCACCTCGGATCCCCAAGAGCTCTTCAAGTTTGGGGCTGACT GGGCCATTCAGAATGACTCGTCCCTGTTCACCTACGACAGCCCGTTTTTGGTGGACAACTACCTCCAAAGGCCCAAGCACGACCCCACCTTCCTACCTGTCTTCTCACCCGGGTCCGTGACATCCCAGGTGGCCAACTTGTGTGGCAGCGATCTTTTCTGCCAGTTTGATGCCCTCATCACTGGCAGTCTGGATGTCGGCAATGCCACCAAGGTGGCCAACGAGCGGCATCAGCAGCTGCTCCAGAGCCTACAGCCAG TGACATCCTGCGGCTGGCTCTCTGCCCCTGAGCATGGCACGAAGAATGGGACCACCTACCTGGAGGGCTTCACCGTCAAGTTCGACTGCGTGCCAGGCTACACTCTGAAAGGCTCCAGGGAACAAACTTGCCAGCCAGATGGGCAGTGGTCAGGAATCcggccacagtgcaatccag aCTCGAATCATGCTGTGCTCTTGGGAATCATCTTTGGAATGCTGATCGTGGTGGCCCTGGCTTTCCTGGGCTATATGCtgatgaagaggaggaagaggaggatgtaG